The Asticcacaulis excentricus CB 48 genome includes a window with the following:
- a CDS encoding beta-galactosidase: protein MKLKATLVGACALLSAVTSASFAQAPAGQLRVPDSHLYVGANYQPVDRTPAQIHQDIARMKAAGFTVVRMGDLSWDYFQPAEGVFTFEAFDAVLEEMHRNGIKVIVDIPGQPAPMWLHKAYPGVDLVTQNGTRLYAAERYMDNTSDPDYLRLVAALAEAMTKRYGHHPAVIAFGYNNEIGNGFMSYSEADKTRFVAWLQKKYGSLDTLNKAWATQRWSRTLTAWDQVEIPYGDGPGPFERYLDLRRYWSEATINVLMILENARRKNAPDKPVISNLWDSSDRKGFDYLSTYKQYVSHGSHGYYNGDAISGAFETLMMRGALPTPSWFSEFQAGGGGYYGSKGRSRMWGYFGLLNGAQGMLAWTFNTHLGGEEQALFGLIDHDDTPSWKLDEWATMAKEFKTLEKLGFPRELKPQVAFAYSFEAKTASSPKSWSNTVAQYLTTPYMVHAHNAFSPVYNDNIDVAVINVGKEDLSRYKMVVVPGLYLMDKASADNIRHYVRDGGTVIMTAMSAKVNETNQWFNTPLPGYLSDVFGVKTREFYRRDAALTGQIGAASVNTTIHFYEVLEPTTATVLGRFSNVEGTPPLATINSYGKGQAIYVATPAQPSVLQPLYRSLYGRLGITPGPATPEGVYARVVDGRTLYVNASYGPKDIRIEGTKTGLLSGKTWSGTLHLEADGVDIVQ from the coding sequence ATGAAGCTCAAAGCGACCTTGGTGGGGGCGTGCGCCCTGTTATCGGCGGTGACCAGCGCCTCTTTCGCGCAGGCTCCGGCAGGGCAGCTGCGCGTGCCCGACTCGCATCTCTATGTCGGTGCCAACTATCAGCCGGTGGACCGCACGCCCGCGCAGATTCATCAGGATATTGCGCGCATGAAGGCCGCCGGTTTCACCGTGGTGCGCATGGGCGATCTGTCGTGGGATTACTTCCAGCCCGCTGAGGGCGTCTTCACCTTTGAGGCCTTTGATGCGGTGCTGGAGGAGATGCATCGCAACGGCATCAAGGTGATTGTGGATATTCCGGGCCAGCCGGCCCCCATGTGGCTGCATAAGGCCTATCCGGGCGTGGACCTTGTTACGCAGAACGGCACACGCCTCTATGCCGCCGAACGCTATATGGATAATACCAGCGACCCTGATTATCTGAGGCTGGTCGCCGCATTGGCCGAGGCCATGACCAAACGTTATGGCCACCATCCGGCGGTCATTGCCTTCGGCTACAATAACGAAATCGGCAATGGCTTCATGTCCTATTCCGAGGCGGACAAGACCCGGTTTGTGGCGTGGCTGCAAAAGAAGTACGGCTCTCTGGACACTCTGAACAAGGCCTGGGCGACGCAGCGCTGGTCGCGCACACTCACTGCCTGGGATCAGGTGGAAATCCCTTATGGGGATGGGCCGGGCCCTTTTGAGCGCTATCTGGATCTGCGCCGCTACTGGTCAGAAGCGACCATCAACGTCCTGATGATCCTCGAAAACGCCCGGCGTAAAAACGCGCCGGACAAGCCGGTCATTTCCAACCTGTGGGACAGCAGCGACCGCAAGGGGTTCGACTACCTGTCCACCTACAAGCAGTACGTGTCGCACGGCTCGCACGGCTATTATAACGGCGATGCCATCAGTGGTGCCTTCGAAACCCTGATGATGCGCGGCGCCTTGCCGACACCGAGCTGGTTTTCCGAGTTTCAGGCGGGTGGCGGCGGTTATTACGGCAGCAAAGGCCGATCGCGCATGTGGGGCTATTTCGGCCTGCTGAACGGGGCGCAGGGCATGCTGGCCTGGACGTTCAATACGCATCTGGGCGGCGAGGAGCAGGCTTTGTTTGGCCTGATTGATCACGATGACACCCCGTCGTGGAAGCTGGACGAATGGGCCACGATGGCCAAAGAGTTCAAAACGCTTGAAAAACTCGGCTTCCCCCGCGAACTGAAGCCACAGGTCGCCTTCGCCTATTCTTTCGAGGCCAAGACCGCTTCAAGCCCCAAAAGTTGGTCGAATACCGTCGCCCAGTACCTGACCACGCCCTATATGGTTCACGCGCACAATGCCTTTTCGCCCGTCTATAACGACAATATCGACGTCGCGGTGATCAATGTCGGCAAGGAGGACCTCAGCCGCTACAAGATGGTCGTGGTGCCGGGCCTCTACCTGATGGACAAGGCGTCAGCGGACAATATCCGCCACTATGTGAGGGACGGCGGCACGGTCATCATGACCGCGATGTCCGCCAAGGTGAACGAGACAAACCAATGGTTTAATACGCCTTTACCGGGCTATCTGTCAGACGTCTTCGGGGTGAAGACACGCGAATTTTACCGCAGGGACGCCGCTTTGACCGGGCAGATCGGGGCCGCGTCGGTCAACACCACCATTCACTTCTATGAGGTGCTGGAACCGACCACCGCCACGGTTCTGGGCCGTTTTTCCAATGTCGAGGGAACGCCCCCGCTGGCTACGATCAATAGCTACGGAAAGGGGCAGGCCATCTATGTCGCAACGCCCGCTCAGCCGTCGGTGCTGCAACCCTTATACCGCAGCCTCTATGGCCGTTTGGGGATCACGCCGGGGCCCGCGACTCCTGAGGGCGTCTATGCGCGGGTGGTGGACGGCCGCACCTTGTATGTGAACGCCTCCTACGGTCCGAAAGATATCCGTATTGAAGGCACGAAAACGGGGTTACTTTCCGGGAAGACGTGGTCGGGGACTCTACATCTGGAGGCCGACGGCGTTGATATTGTGCAATAG